A single window of Streptomyces griseoviridis DNA harbors:
- a CDS encoding NAD(P)-dependent oxidoreductase yields MGNKSLTLIGLGPMGQAMVNTYLDNGYQVTVWNRTAAKAEPLVARGAVLAPTVEEALAANELVVLSLTDYDAVYAVLEPAAGSLSGKVIANLTSDTPEKAREAAAWAAKHGAKHLTGGVQVPPPLIGKPGSSTYYSGPKDVFDAHEEALKVLTEADHRGEDAGLAAMYYQAQMTIFWTSMLSFYQALALGQANGVTAQDLLPYAKMQFAMMPHFLDLYAQHVDTASYPGDVDRLAMGAASIDHVTHTHADAGVNTTLLDAVSAIFHAGMDKGFAENSFSSLIEILKKQAG; encoded by the coding sequence ATGGGTAACAAGTCGTTGACGCTCATCGGTCTGGGCCCGATGGGCCAGGCCATGGTGAACACCTACCTGGACAACGGCTACCAGGTGACCGTCTGGAACCGCACCGCCGCCAAGGCGGAGCCGCTGGTCGCGCGCGGCGCCGTCCTCGCGCCGACGGTCGAGGAGGCGCTGGCGGCCAACGAGCTGGTGGTGCTCAGCCTCACGGACTACGACGCGGTGTACGCGGTCCTGGAGCCGGCCGCCGGCTCCCTCTCCGGGAAGGTCATCGCCAACCTCACCTCGGACACTCCCGAGAAGGCCCGTGAGGCGGCCGCGTGGGCGGCCAAGCACGGTGCGAAGCACCTGACCGGTGGTGTGCAGGTCCCGCCGCCGCTGATCGGCAAGCCGGGCTCGTCCACCTACTACAGCGGCCCCAAGGACGTCTTCGACGCCCACGAGGAGGCGCTGAAGGTCCTCACCGAGGCCGACCACCGCGGTGAGGACGCCGGCCTCGCCGCGATGTACTACCAGGCCCAGATGACCATCTTCTGGACCTCGATGCTCAGCTTCTACCAGGCCCTGGCCCTGGGGCAGGCGAACGGTGTCACGGCGCAGGACCTGCTGCCCTACGCCAAGATGCAGTTCGCGATGATGCCGCACTTCCTCGACCTGTACGCCCAGCACGTCGACACCGCCTCCTACCCGGGTGACGTCGACCGCCTCGCGATGGGCGCGGCCAGCATCGACCACGTCACGCACACCCACGCGGACGCCGGCGTGAACACCACCCTCCTCGACGCCGTCTCCGCGATCTTCCACGCGGGCATGGACAAGGGCTTCGCCGAGAACAGCTTCTCCAGCCTCATCGAGATCCTGAAGAAGCAGGCGGGCTGA
- a CDS encoding acyl-CoA dehydrogenase family protein codes for MTAPKEKSPTKLATMLDAIGRISPKLRQNSGTAESERWIPKESIELLEEAGVFRAAVPERFGGLDLSAAEQASVLTEIARSCGSTGWVASVWMSSAWIVSLYPDKAQEEIFANGSVRVSGGFTPTGTMKATDGGYILNGTWRFNTGVRGAEWNICAAMVETPDGGHEELFAVVPISEVSVADDWDTFGAAGTGSVTSSVRDVFVPAHRVVDGSVYDASTGDRWNEKVNGRNYNLTSYILATCAPVYIGLAKAALDLFTERLPGKKITYTEWTDQSRHPYTWVQLATAANKIAACEALQRTWLESMQGAEDAGEKMTVEAKAAVRGQVGYVVQTAKEAAEILYNISSASTISRSNAFQRAYRDIVALSLHGLLTPVSSLEAHGRVLLGLEPGTDYI; via the coding sequence ATGACTGCGCCCAAGGAGAAATCCCCGACGAAACTCGCGACGATGCTGGACGCCATCGGCAGGATTTCCCCCAAACTGCGGCAGAACAGCGGGACCGCCGAGTCCGAGCGCTGGATACCGAAGGAGAGCATCGAACTGCTCGAGGAGGCGGGCGTCTTCCGTGCCGCGGTTCCCGAGCGTTTCGGCGGGCTCGATCTCTCCGCGGCCGAACAGGCGTCGGTGCTGACCGAGATCGCCCGCAGTTGCGGTTCGACGGGTTGGGTCGCCTCCGTCTGGATGTCCAGCGCGTGGATCGTGAGCCTGTATCCGGACAAGGCCCAGGAGGAGATCTTCGCGAACGGCTCCGTGCGGGTGTCGGGCGGTTTCACGCCGACGGGCACAATGAAAGCGACCGACGGCGGATACATCCTGAATGGCACCTGGCGTTTCAACACCGGGGTGCGCGGGGCCGAATGGAACATCTGCGCCGCCATGGTGGAGACTCCGGACGGCGGGCACGAGGAACTCTTCGCCGTCGTGCCGATCTCCGAGGTCTCCGTCGCGGACGACTGGGACACCTTCGGCGCGGCGGGCACGGGAAGTGTCACCTCGTCGGTCCGTGACGTTTTCGTACCGGCGCACCGCGTGGTGGACGGAAGCGTGTACGACGCCTCCACCGGTGACCGGTGGAACGAGAAGGTGAACGGCCGGAACTACAACCTCACCAGTTACATCCTGGCGACGTGCGCACCGGTGTACATCGGGCTGGCGAAGGCCGCGCTCGACCTCTTCACCGAGCGGCTCCCCGGCAAGAAGATCACGTACACGGAGTGGACGGACCAGAGCCGGCACCCGTACACCTGGGTGCAGTTGGCGACGGCGGCGAACAAGATCGCCGCGTGCGAGGCGCTCCAGCGCACCTGGCTGGAGAGCATGCAGGGCGCGGAGGACGCGGGCGAGAAGATGACCGTCGAGGCCAAGGCCGCCGTCCGCGGCCAGGTCGGCTACGTCGTGCAGACCGCGAAGGAGGCGGCCGAGATCCTGTACAACATCAGCTCCGCCTCGACGATCTCCCGCAGCAACGCGTTCCAGCGCGCCTACCGGGACATCGTCGCGCTCTCCCTGCACGGCCTGCTGACCCCCGTCAGCTCGCTGGAGGCGCACGGCCGGGTCCTGCTGGGCCTTGAGCCCGGTACGGACTACATCTGA
- a CDS encoding flavin monoamine oxidase family protein — MSFRRSASNPAADGRLGRRSLLKAAGASALGATLLSTTVGAGRAHAATAADVIIIGAGYAGATVARELALKGLKPLVLEAQNRIGGRVFTTTYAGAQIEAGAGWLGPQQPLIHEELRRYNIGTYEDVAAEQFILPGTQGFQTLDPTAALTSLDQLWSTFYSGSANYFERPYDPLYRADLLQSVDPLSLADRLGQLSLSPTEKQWLNSETSVYSGGSSSLGALTGMAQWIQLAGGTYGEYTTTMSLRPVGGMIAVLQKMLTEAQADVRLSSPVKKVTQSGGTVTVETTSGATFTAPAVVVATSTNTWKNITFSPGLPTAHKRASSEGIGIPHATKVWVHVQGSIPPSVAQAGEGSPILMMVPQVKTAKGRLYVAFTGPSLDVANASAVQTAVQQLLPGTTVLEYQAMEWAKQQYTGGWGLRRPGQLLGLFPAIEQPHGRILFAGGDIAKGWHGAFIEGAIESGFRAAGQAATLI; from the coding sequence ATGTCTTTCCGTCGCTCTGCGTCCAACCCCGCGGCCGACGGCCGTCTCGGCCGCCGAAGTCTGCTCAAGGCCGCCGGTGCTTCGGCGCTCGGCGCCACGCTCCTGTCGACGACCGTCGGTGCGGGCCGAGCCCACGCCGCCACGGCGGCGGACGTCATCATCATCGGCGCCGGCTACGCGGGAGCCACCGTGGCCAGGGAGTTGGCGCTCAAGGGCCTGAAGCCGCTGGTACTCGAAGCCCAGAACCGCATAGGCGGCCGGGTCTTCACCACCACCTACGCCGGGGCCCAGATCGAGGCGGGCGCCGGCTGGCTCGGGCCGCAGCAGCCGCTGATCCACGAGGAGTTGCGGCGCTACAACATCGGGACGTACGAGGACGTCGCCGCGGAGCAGTTCATCCTGCCCGGCACCCAGGGCTTCCAGACCCTCGACCCCACGGCCGCCCTCACCTCCCTCGACCAGCTCTGGAGCACGTTCTACTCCGGGTCCGCGAACTACTTCGAGCGGCCCTACGATCCGCTGTACCGCGCGGACCTCCTCCAGTCGGTCGACCCGCTGTCGCTGGCCGACCGGCTCGGTCAACTCTCGCTGTCCCCCACCGAGAAGCAGTGGCTGAACAGCGAGACCTCCGTCTACTCCGGCGGTTCCAGCAGCCTGGGCGCGCTCACCGGCATGGCCCAGTGGATCCAGCTCGCCGGTGGCACCTACGGCGAGTACACGACCACCATGAGCCTGCGCCCGGTGGGCGGCATGATCGCGGTGCTGCAGAAGATGCTCACCGAGGCCCAGGCCGATGTGAGGCTCAGCTCGCCGGTCAAGAAGGTCACGCAGTCGGGCGGGACGGTGACCGTCGAGACCACGTCGGGGGCCACCTTCACCGCACCGGCGGTGGTCGTGGCCACGTCCACCAACACGTGGAAGAACATCACCTTCAGCCCCGGGCTGCCGACCGCCCACAAGCGGGCGTCGAGCGAGGGCATCGGGATACCGCACGCCACCAAGGTGTGGGTCCATGTGCAGGGCAGCATCCCGCCCTCGGTCGCCCAGGCGGGCGAGGGTTCTCCGATCCTGATGATGGTGCCGCAGGTGAAGACCGCGAAGGGCCGTCTGTACGTGGCCTTCACCGGCCCGTCGCTCGACGTGGCCAACGCGAGCGCCGTGCAGACGGCCGTGCAGCAGCTCCTGCCCGGCACCACCGTCCTGGAGTACCAGGCGATGGAGTGGGCGAAGCAGCAGTACACCGGCGGCTGGGGGCTGCGCCGTCCCGGCCAGCTCCTCGGGCTCTTCCCCGCCATCGAGCAACCGCACGGGCGGATCCTGTTCGCGGGCGGCGACATCGCCAAGGGCTGGCACGGCGCCTTCATCGAGGGTGCGATCGAGTCCGGTTTCCGCGCCGCGGGTCAGGCCGCCACGCTGATCTGA
- a CDS encoding TetR/AcrR family transcriptional regulator, producing the protein MKTKPQDAGASPAGAGLGTRERVVRAASRLFQRQGYEGTGIKLIAQEAEATLGSVYHFFPNGKEELAVAAIQHGDREFAEMLSSGLAGSDDPAVAVENCARTLATALRESDWAEGCPVTATALETLGRTPSIQQACLEALRNWQAVLAAKFRASGFDDEEAEELACTVLSALEGAEVTSQVFRSEKPLLTTGRRMAQLIRSRS; encoded by the coding sequence ATGAAAACGAAGCCGCAGGACGCGGGCGCGTCGCCCGCGGGAGCAGGTCTCGGCACCCGCGAGCGCGTGGTGCGAGCCGCGTCGCGGCTCTTCCAGCGCCAGGGGTACGAGGGCACGGGCATCAAGCTGATCGCCCAGGAGGCGGAGGCGACCCTCGGCTCCGTCTACCACTTCTTCCCCAACGGCAAGGAGGAGCTGGCCGTCGCCGCGATCCAGCACGGCGACCGGGAGTTCGCGGAGATGCTCAGCTCCGGGCTGGCCGGCTCCGACGACCCCGCGGTGGCGGTGGAGAACTGCGCCCGCACCCTCGCCACCGCCCTGCGCGAGTCGGACTGGGCCGAGGGCTGCCCGGTGACGGCGACCGCCCTGGAGACGCTCGGCCGCACCCCCTCGATCCAGCAGGCCTGCCTGGAGGCGCTGCGCAACTGGCAGGCCGTCCTGGCCGCCAAGTTCCGGGCCAGCGGCTTCGACGACGAGGAGGCCGAGGAGCTGGCCTGCACCGTGCTGTCGGCCCTGGAGGGCGCCGAGGTGACGTCGCAGGTCTTCCGCAGCGAGAAGCCCCTGCTGACCACGGGCCGCCGCATGGCCCAGCTGATCCGCTCCCGCTCGTAG